In one Halorubrum sp. CBA1229 genomic region, the following are encoded:
- a CDS encoding helix-turn-helix domain-containing protein, whose protein sequence is MTDTIQVQVAAATCDRCPVTALSERTTLRAVRVDPDDARVDFVADDSPADAPSELDLLEFAGRAHGRYELGRGGADREPRDGGDEGDGERGDHDPSDPDATSTPSDGGCTACACAGLPSAFSGFPVSPRETLIDEGELLATFVLTGYGELQAIVDAFGGAEVRRILVDRDTNDGRPDVVPVDLSDVTERQATVAAVAVEEGYFGPDGATADEIAAELGVAKSTVSEHLRLVTATVLSQLFGEGI, encoded by the coding sequence GTGACCGACACGATCCAGGTCCAAGTGGCGGCCGCAACCTGCGATCGCTGTCCCGTAACGGCGCTGTCCGAGCGGACGACCCTGCGGGCGGTCCGGGTCGACCCAGACGACGCGCGCGTCGACTTCGTCGCGGACGACAGCCCCGCCGACGCGCCGAGTGAGCTGGACCTGCTGGAGTTCGCCGGGCGGGCTCACGGCCGGTACGAACTCGGGCGCGGGGGCGCCGATCGCGAACCCCGCGACGGCGGCGACGAGGGTGACGGCGAGCGCGGGGACCACGACCCCTCCGACCCCGACGCGACGTCGACACCCTCGGACGGCGGCTGCACCGCCTGCGCCTGTGCCGGGCTCCCGTCGGCGTTCTCCGGCTTCCCGGTGTCGCCGCGCGAGACGCTGATCGACGAGGGGGAGCTGCTCGCCACCTTCGTGTTGACCGGGTACGGGGAGCTGCAGGCGATCGTCGACGCGTTCGGCGGCGCGGAGGTCCGCCGGATCCTCGTGGATCGGGACACGAACGACGGTCGGCCGGACGTGGTCCCGGTCGACCTCTCCGACGTGACGGAGCGACAGGCGACCGTCGCCGCCGTCGCGGTCGAGGAGGGGTACTTCGGTCCGGACGGCGCCACGGCCGACGAGATCGCCGCCGAGCTCGGGGTAGCCAAATCGACCGTCTCGGAACACCTCCGGCTCGTGACGGCCACCGTGCTGTCCCAGCTGTTCGGCGAGGGTATTTAA
- a CDS encoding MFS transporter, protein MNWRYRHTALTLCTLAFTATMVARLAISPLVPQITARFGVTNATVGLALSGMWLAYALAQFPSGVLGDRYGERAVILTAVGATAVASLLIAVSPSIAVFMLFTVLLGAGAGLHYSVATTFLAKQYDDIGRAIGVHVAGGPIAGLAAPPVAALVGSRYGWRAGVLLGVAVAVPVFALFAWRVRPTEPIRPDQPLRERFALAPLVELLSRPSILYTTALATMGAFTWQATASFLPTFLEVGGGLSTALSALLFSLYFLVHGSTQPVTGSLSDRFGRDATAMGTMSAGIVGYGLLVATARFDLGLGPTVAAVGFVGVAMSWGAPVQSRFMDLLSDEERGAGFGLVRTAYMVIGASGSVVVGTISDVAGWEAAFGLLAGVMALGLAALLANRLLRLGY, encoded by the coding sequence GTGAACTGGCGGTACCGGCACACGGCGCTCACGCTCTGTACGCTCGCGTTCACCGCGACGATGGTCGCGCGGCTGGCCATCAGTCCGTTGGTCCCGCAGATCACGGCGCGGTTCGGCGTCACGAACGCGACGGTCGGGCTCGCCCTCTCGGGGATGTGGCTGGCGTACGCGCTGGCGCAGTTCCCCTCCGGCGTGCTCGGCGACCGCTACGGGGAGCGCGCCGTCATCCTGACGGCCGTGGGCGCCACCGCGGTCGCCTCGCTGCTGATCGCCGTCTCCCCGTCGATCGCTGTCTTCATGCTGTTCACCGTGTTGCTCGGCGCGGGCGCCGGCCTCCACTACTCGGTTGCGACGACGTTCCTCGCCAAGCAGTACGACGACATCGGCCGCGCCATCGGCGTCCACGTCGCGGGCGGCCCGATCGCGGGGCTCGCCGCGCCGCCGGTCGCCGCGCTCGTCGGCTCGCGGTACGGCTGGCGGGCCGGCGTCCTCCTCGGCGTCGCCGTCGCAGTACCCGTGTTCGCCCTGTTCGCGTGGCGGGTGCGGCCCACCGAGCCGATCCGTCCCGATCAGCCGCTGCGGGAGCGGTTCGCGCTCGCGCCCCTGGTCGAACTGCTCTCGCGGCCGTCGATCCTCTACACGACCGCGCTGGCGACGATGGGGGCGTTCACGTGGCAGGCGACCGCCTCCTTCCTCCCGACGTTCCTGGAGGTCGGCGGCGGGCTCTCGACGGCGCTGTCGGCGCTGCTGTTCTCGCTGTACTTCCTCGTCCACGGCAGCACGCAGCCGGTCACGGGCTCGCTCTCCGACCGGTTCGGCCGCGACGCGACCGCGATGGGGACGATGAGCGCCGGCATCGTCGGCTACGGGCTCCTGGTCGCGACGGCGCGGTTCGACCTCGGCCTCGGCCCGACGGTCGCGGCCGTCGGCTTCGTCGGCGTCGCGATGTCGTGGGGGGCGCCCGTCCAGTCCCGGTTCATGGACCTGCTGTCCGACGAGGAGCGTGGCGCCGGGTTCGGCCTCGTCCGGACCGCGTACATGGTGATCGGGGCGTCGGGAAGCGTCGTCGTCGGAACGATCTCAGACGTCGCGGGGTGGGAGGCCGCGTTCGGGCTACTCGCGGGCGTGATGGCGCTCGGGCTGGCCGCGCTGCTCGCGAATCGACTGTTGCGGCTCGGTTACTGA